GGTTGCGCCGGTAGAACGCGTTCGAGTCGGCGGCCGTCGAGAAGCCTGCGTACTGGCGGATCGTCCACGGCTGGGTCACGTACATCGGCGCATACGGCCCGCGCAGGAACGGCGCGATCCCCGGGTAGGTGTCGAGGAAGTCGAGGCCCGCGGTGTCGGCGGCGGTGTAGAGCGGCTTGACCTCGATGCCCTCGGGGGTGTCCCAGGTCAGCGCGTCGACGTTCTTGCCGGTCGCCGCCTCGACGGCGGCGCGCCACTGGCTGTCCTGATGCGCGCCAGCGGCGGCGTCCGGACCGGCCGCCGGCGACGAGGCGGCGGCGAGGCCGAGCTCGACGTCGGCGAAGTCGGGAATCAGGTCCTTGCTGGGCATCAGGCGACCTCGGCCTTCGCTAGGGCGGAGCGCAGGACGTCGACGGCGTCGCAGCCGGTGAAGACGTAACCGCCGATCCCGGCCGCCTCATCCGAGGCTGCCCGCTCTCCCGGCTTACCGGCAAGCCATACGTGGTTGGCGCCGGCGGCCTTGAGGGCGGCGGCGACGGGCGCGGCGCTGGCCGCGTACGCCTTGTCCGACGCGCACAGGCAGGCAATCTTCGCGCCCGAGGCGGTGAACGCCGCGGCGATCGCCGCCGGGTCGTCGCCCGGGCCCGCGTTCGGGGTGTCGAACCCGCCGGCCTGGAAGAGGTTCGCGGCGAACGTCGCGCGCGGGGTGAAGGACGCGAGCGACCCGATCGTGGCGAGGAACGCCACCGGCCGGGTGCCGTTCGCCGCCAGCGCCGCGTCCGCGCGGGCGCGCAGGTCCTCGTAGTCCTCGTCGTAGTGCCGGATCGGCAGCCCGCCGGTCTGGGTGCGCGCCGGCGCCGGGGTGCGCGCGGGCAGCGTCTCGGCGACGTTCGGGAACTCGCTGACGCCGGTCAGCGGCGCGCGGCGCAGCGCCAGGTCCTCCCGGCGGCGCGCCCAGGTGGCGTCGAGCCGCTCGCCGACGAGGCCGCTCGCGAGCGCCGCGGCCATCCCGCCGGCCCGCTCGATCTCGGTGAAGAACGCCCAGGCGGCCTCGGCGAGCTGGGCCGTCAACGCCTCGACGTACCAGGAGCCACCCGCCGGGTCGATCACCCGGGTCAGGTTCGACTCCTCCTGCAGCAGAACCTGGATGTTGCGCGCGAGCCGGCGGGACGTGTCGTCCGGGAGGCCCAGGCGCGCGTCGAACGGCAGCACCGTGATCGCGTCGGCGCCGCCGACACCGGCGGCGAACGCGGCGATCGTGGTGCGCAGCAGGTTCACGTACGGGTCGCGCCGCGTCATCATCGCCGACGACGTGACGGCGTGCTGGCGCTGCGCCCGGTCGGCGTCGAGGGCGCCGCAGACCTCGGCGACGCGGGCCCACAGCAGCCGGGCGGCGCGCAGCTTCGCGAT
Above is a window of Pseudofrankia saprophytica DNA encoding:
- a CDS encoding methylmalonyl-CoA mutase subunit beta produces the protein MSVPSAELELAALFPQASREAWQKLVLAVLRKSGAAGEQAVPADAESLLATASYDGFAIKPLYTAGDGVPVDVGVPGLAPFVRGRRAEGAVGGWDLRAAHSHPDAKTTAEAVLADLEGAATSLWLLLAPAGGIAVEALPDVLRDVYLDLAPIVLDTGGDAVTTTAAADVLLALAAARGVAPSELVATLGADPLGLAARTGLAGEAVKAHLDEASRLAERVAASYPGVRTFVVDATPYHDAGGGDAQELGASLATGVAYLRALTGAGLDVASALGQLEFRYAATAGQFSTIAKLRAARLLWARVAEVCGALDADRAQRQHAVTSSAMMTRRDPYVNLLRTTIAAFAAGVGGADAITVLPFDARLGLPDDTSRRLARNIQVLLQEESNLTRVIDPAGGSWYVEALTAQLAEAAWAFFTEIERAGGMAAALASGLVGERLDATWARRREDLALRRAPLTGVSEFPNVAETLPARTPAPARTQTGGLPIRHYDEDYEDLRARADAALAANGTRPVAFLATIGSLASFTPRATFAANLFQAGGFDTPNAGPGDDPAAIAAAFTASGAKIACLCASDKAYAASAAPVAAALKAAGANHVWLAGKPGERAASDEAAGIGGYVFTGCDAVDVLRSALAKAEVA